The Pectobacterium sp. A5351 genome contains the following window.
TCGAATCGCTGAATGAGTTACAGCAGGCGCTGGAAGCGGGTACTGATATCATCATGCTGGATAATTTCAGTCTGGATAACATCCGGGAAGCCGTTAACATCACACAAAGCCGCGCACTGCTGGAGATATCCGGTAATGTCACCCTCGACACGCTGCGTGGCTATGCGGAAACCGGCGTGGACTATATCTCGGTGGGAGCATTGACCAAGCACGTACAGGCACTCGATTTATCCATGCGCTTTATCTAATCGTTCTTCTATTTCTTCCGACGAGGTGCCCTCTCGCACCTCGTCGCCCTTCTTCATCTCATCTTTCCCCATAACACCGTCACGATCCAACCTTCCTGCCCTGCGCAAATGTTCTGTCCTGATAAAACAAAAATTGCGTATCTGCCCGCAAAAATTTTTCAACGTTCTGCAAATCGCTAAAAACATCTCGTGGCGCTTTCCTGTTTCACGTTTCCCTGCTCGTCAACCTTCACGCGCTTTTCTATGCTGCCGGCTATCCGTATGGATTTGTTTGCCAAAAAATTTATATGCAACAACAGGGAAATCAACATGACAACACAACAAGGATTCACACTGATTGAGCTGATGATCGTCATTGCGATCATCGCCATCCTCAGCGCCATTGGCGTCCCCGCCTATCAAGGCTATCTGCAAAAAGCGGCGCTGACGGACATGCTACAAACCATGGTGTCTTATAAAACGCCAGTCGATCTCTGTGGTCTGGAAAATGCCAGCTTTACGGCCTGCAACGCAGGCAATCAGGGCATTCCGGGGAGCAAATCCTCACGCTATGTCAGCGCCGTTAGCGTCGCCCAAGGGGTGATTACGCTCACCGGACAATCCACTCTGCAAGGGCTGCGCGTTATTCTGACGCCAACGTGGGATACCGAAACTGGCGCTTCACGCTGGACGAAAAACTGCGCCACAGATGGCGGCGAAGAGAGCCTGCAATCCGCCTGTCAGGACGTTTTCCGTTTCGATAACACGGCGGGTTAAGCATGACAGACTCATCCTTCTCCTCCGAGCATACGCTCAGCGAACTACAGGCGCTGTGCCGACGTTATCAGGCATTATTACTTAGTCTTGATGATCAAACGCTGTCGGTCGCCGTCACAACGTCTCCTTCTGAGGAGATGATTGCCGCGCTGCGTTTCGCCAGCAATCGCCGCATTATGGTGGAGCAATGGCCACAGGCCAGAATGGAACAGCAGCTTAACCCCGTGAACGCCGTTGCCGAACCCGCAGAAACCTACCATGCCGGCACTTATAACAGCACTTATCACAACAGCACCGGGCAACAGGATCATGACGACGACTCCCCTGTTGCACAATTTATCCATCAAACGCTGCGTCTCGCCGTGCAGCGTCGTGCCTCTGATATCCACTTTGAGCCGTTACTGGACAGCTATCGCGTGCGGCTGCGCATTGATGGCGTGCTACAGGCCATATCCTCCCCACCTTCCGAGCTGACAAACCGTATTACCGCGCGGCTGAAAATCATGGGCAAGTTGAACATCGCCGAACGACGATTGCCGCAAGACGGCCAGTTCAGTCTGATGCTGGATCAGCAAGCCTACTCGTTGCGCATCGCTACGCTGCCCGTACAACAAGGCGAAAAAGTCGTGTTGCGTATTTTGCAAACGCACCAGCAGGAGCTGGTGCTAGATAAACTCGGGCTTACCGCAAAAGCATTACAGCAGGTGATTAACGTGCTGAGCGCCTCACAGGGAATGCTGTTAGTCACTGGCCCGACAGGCAGTGGAAAAACCGTCACGCTTTACAGCGCGATACGCTGGCTGAACGAGTGCAGCCGAAATATCTGTAGCGTAGAAGATCCCGTTGAGATCCCCCTGCCGGGCATCAACCAAACGGCAATCAATCCCAAAGCTGAACTGGGATTTGGCCGAGTCTTACGTGCGCTGCTGCGACAGGATCCAGACGTCATTATGATCGGCGAAATACGCGATGCCGAAACCGCAGAAATTGCGGTCAAAGCCGCACAAACCGGCCATCTGGTCATGTCCACATTGCACACCAACTCTGCCGTAGAAACGCTGACTCGCCTCAACCATCTGGGTATCCCCGATTATCTGTTAGCCGCAGCACTAAAACTCATCATCGCACAACGCCTTGTGCGTCGGTTATGCCCACACTGTAAGACGCCTGGAGAACCACTACTTTCGCTGCCAAACGACGTATGGCAAGGGCCACTACACCATTGGCAAGCCCGCGGCTGTAGCCACTGTTTCTCTGGCTACTATGGCCGCGTCGCGCTCTATGAATTACTGCCCATCACGCCAGATTTTCAGGCAGCGCTAGCGGGCAACGCCAGCGCAGGGGAATTATCTGCGCTGTCTCGCCATTCAGGTTTCCCAACGTTGCTGGCCGCAGGGCTTGAGCTGGTCAACGACGGTCTGACCTCACTTGCTGAAGTCTACCGTGTGGTGGGCGATGAGCACGTAATAAATCAGGAGACGCAATGAGGCTAGCGCGTTTATATCACTGGCAGGCGATTACGTCAGAGGGCGAGTTTATCGATGGAGAACTCATTAGCACACAACGCCAGCACGCCTACGCCAGCCTGATTGCTCAGGGCTACCAGCCGCTCATCGTAAAGGCTGGCCATTATCTGTCGCTCCGCTATTGGAAACGCGAACAGCTAGGCGAATTAATCAAACAGCTTGCTGCTCTGCTACAAGCTGGATTGCCGTTGCTGGAAGCATTAAAACTGGTATCAGAACAACATGAGCGCCCCGGCTGGCGCTGCGTATTACGGGATGTCCGAACCCGTGTTGCTCAGGGAAATGCGTTCTCTGAGGCGTTACAGGAATACCCGCATATCTTCCCCGTTCTGTATCGTTCCCTCATTGCCGTCGGCGAGTTGACCGGGAAGTTAGACGCGTGCTGTCTACAGTTGGCACAACAGCAAGAAAAGCAGTCCCGACTGCAACAGAAAGTCATCAAAGCGCTACGCTACCCCTGCTTTGTTTTGGCAATCGCTGTGCTGGTCAGCATGATGATGTTGACGCTGGTTCTACCCGAATTTGCGACGCTCTACTCCTCATTTGATACACCGTTACCGTGGTTTACTCGGCAGTTGCTTTCTCTGGCAGAGGTCATCACAGACTACGGATTGATTGGATTGCTATCTCTTAGCGGCCTGATCGCGGGATATGTCCGTTTAAGGCAGAAAAGGCCCTTATGGAAAACCAGAGAGCAAGAATGGCTGCTGAAGCTTCCCATCGTATCCAGCCTGTTACGCGGTAAGTCGCTGAACCAGATATTCAATATTCTGTCCATGACGCAACAAGCCGGTTTGACGTTGCCAGAAGGGCTGGATGCCGCCGCGACAATCCGTCATCCGCTTTATCAGGATGCGATTCAACAGATGCAAGCACAGCTGCATCAGGGCACGTCGCTATACCATGCCACACAGCATCACGCCACGCTGTTCCCTGCGCCCTGTCCGCAGCTAATTCGGGTTGGGGAAGAAACCGGATCGCTGGATGCGATCTTTACACAGCTGGCAGAATGGCATGAAAGACGGGTACAACAGCAGGCCGACATGCTGACCCAAACGCTGGAACCGCTGCTGATGATGGTTGTTGGAGGAATGGTTGGGGCGCTGGTGGTTGGCATGTATTTGCCTATCTTCCAACTGGGGAATGTATTGGCCGGAGCCTGAGCCGACCAATACAGCACCAAAAAGCGACAAGCTACACAGTCCCCACCACCGTTAGCGGCAGAAAGACGGCGCGAAACAGCAGCAGCTACCCGTTGAAAATACGGTTTTCCTGCTCGGCCACGCGGATAAACGTTGTACGCTTCGTCAGCTCTTTCAAACGGGATGCACCAACATAGGTACAGGCAGAACGCAGGCCGCCAAGAATATCGCGCACGGTATTGTCTACCGGACCGCGCAGAGGCAATTTTACGGTTTTTCCTTCCGCAGCCCGGTACTCCGCCACACCGCCAACATGGCGCTCCATCGCGGACGCGGAGCTCATGCCGTAGAACAACATCATTTTCTCGCCGTTTTCTTCGACGATGGTGCCTTCACATTCATCATGCCCTGCCAGCATCCCGCCCAACATGACGAAATCGGCTCCGCCACCAAATGCTTTCGCTACATCACCCGGCATGGCGCAGCCGCCGTCGCTCACGATTTGTCCACCAAGACCATGTGCCGCATCGGCGCATTCAATCACTGCGGAAAGCTGAGGGTAGCCAACGCCCGTTTTAACGCGCGTCGTGCAGACAGAACCGGGGCCAATGCCAACTTTCACGATATCCGCACCGGAGAGGATCAGTTCTTCCACCATTTCGCCGGTCACGACGTTTCCTGCACAGATAACCTTGTCCGGGCAAGCCTCACGCGCTTTTTGCAGGAAGGTCACAAAGTGTTCAGAGTAGCCATTTGCCACATCGATACAAATAAATTTCAACTCGGATGACAGCGCAAGAATCTGCTTTAACTTAATGAAGTCGGCGTCTGACGTCCCAGTCGAGACCATGACATGGCGCAGTACCGATGCCGGTACGCGTTGCACGAACTGGGACCATTGCTCGACAGAATAGTGTTTATGGACGGCGGTCAGAACATCAAAAGAGGCCAGTGCTTCCGCCATGCTAAACGTACCCACAGTGTCCATATTGGCTGCGATAATCGGTACACCGGACCAGTTGCCTCCGGCATGAAGGAAGGTGAATTGACGTTCCAGTTCAACGTCGGAGCGGCTTTTCAGCGTCGAACGCTTTGGCCGGATGAGAACGTCTTTAAAGCCTAACTTTAAATCTTCTTCAATACGCATGAGGTTCGAGTTCCTGGTGAGTGACGGCGGAATACTCAGTATTGCTGCTGAGTGAAAAAATAATGCCCTTTACCAGTGACGTTATCATACGCAGGAATAATCCTGCGGCAAGACTGCGATTTTCACTTTATTTGGGATAAAATCAGAGAAATTTACCTATCACCGAGCAACGTGATAGCGTGAAGCACACTGCGGTTTATGCCTGATTGACGTCAGGGGCACAGGAAAATATTCCTCTCCCCTTGAAAATAGTAGCAATGTTAACTTTTCAACACGAGTGCAATGACATACATCGTAGCCTTAACGGGCGGTATCGGCAGCGGTAAAAGTACCGTAGCCGATGAATTTGCCAAATTAGGGGCCACTATCGTTGACGCGGATATCATCGCGCGTCAGGTAGTCGAGCCTGGGAAACCCGCGCTGGATGCCATCAGGCTCCGGTTTGGCGACGCTATACTCAATATCGATGGTTCATTGAACCGCACCGCACTACGCCAACGGATTTTTTCCTCGCCAGAGGAGAAACAGTGGCTGAATAATTTACTCCATCCGTTGATCCATCAGGAAACACAGGCCCAGTTTCAGGCGGCATCCGCACCGTATATTCTCTGGGTCGTCCCCCTACTGGTGGAGAACGGTTTACAACAGCGAGCACAGCGTATTCTGGTCGTTGATGTAGACAGAGACACACAGCTTGAACGCACGCTGGCCCGCGATGGCATCAGTCGGCAGCAAGCAGAAAACATACTGGCAGCACAGGCTACCCGAGAACAGCGCCTGGCTTATGCCGATGATATTATTGATAACAGTCGATGCCCAAGCGAGCTGGCGTCACAGGTTGCGGGATTACACCGTCATTACCTTGAGCTAGCCGCCTCCGTAGCCGACAGGATGACTAAGAATGAGTGACGCCTCCTCAACCATTTTATTCGAATACCCGCTGAATGAAAAAACGCGTACCTGGTTGCGTATCGAATCATTATTGCAGCAGCTGCATCAAAACCACTCCCTGACCGATATGGGAAGCGCGCTGACATTTTTTCGCGCTATCGCCGAGTTGCTTGATGTGCTGGAACGTGGAGATGTGCGTACCGAACTGCTGAAAGAACTGGAGCGACAACAGCAAAAACTGCTGCAGTGGAGCGATGTGCCGGGCGTAGACATGGAACGCATCCATACGTTGAGACGTCAGTTGAAAGATTTGGCCAGCACGCTGATGGCGGCACCACGGATGGGGCAGTTCTTACGAGAAGATCGTCTGATTGGCATGGTACGCCAGCGGCTCGGAATTCCCGGTGGGTGTTGCAGTTTTGACTTACCGACGCTGCATAGCTGGCTGCATCAACCTCAGGAACTCCGTGAGAAGCTGGTTTCTGGCTGGCTTGGTTCGCTATCTCCGCTTAAACACGCGTTGGATATGATCCTGGAACTGATCCGCCATTCCGGTACGTTTCGCCCGCAGATCAGCCTGAATGGTTTCTTTCAAGACAATGCTTCCGATGCCGATCTGCTGCGCTTGCGTCTTGAACAGGCACACCAGCTCTACCCACAGATATCTGGCCATAAAACACGCTATGCCATCCGTTTCCTACCATTAGATAGCGAAAACGGCCACATTCCTCCTCGTTTAACCTTTGAGCTGGCCTGCTGCTAACCCCAGCGTCACCGACAGACAAAATGTGTTAAGTATCAGGTATGGATTACGTATCAAATAGAGTGAAAAGAACCTTATGACAACAGAAATTACGACGGTGAAGTGCCCAACCTGCAAGCAGACGGTCATCTGGGATGAAACCAGCCTCTATCGCCCATTTTGCAGCAAGCGTTGTCAGCTCATCGATTTAGGTGAATGGGCTGATGAAGAAAAGCGCATACCCAGTGATGATATGGTTTCTGATAGTGAAGACTGGAGCGAAACGCGGTAACGACCGCGTTTCGCCACTATAGTTTTCAGGCAAAGTTTTTCAGACAGGCAAAAGCAAGGCTGGATTAAAGCGATTTCAGCCAGCGGATCATCTCCGCATTCGCTGGCGGAAATTCTTCCTCACGTAATTCTTCTACGCTCACCCAGCGAGACTCCTGCCCTTCCCGACCATAGGGTTCCCCCTGCCACGTTTCAACCAGAAAGAAATGAAGCGTAATGATTCTTTCCGGCGTAGAAAACGTTTTGTCGTTTAGCGGCTGCGGTGTGGTAGCGTCGATGCCCGTCTCTTCGCGCAGCTCACGAATCAGCGCCTGCTCTGGCGTTTCCCCTTCTTCAATTTTACCGCCGGGAAACTCCCACATACCTGCCATGTGAACGCCATCTGGGCGACGAGCAATGAAATATTGCTGTTCCGCATTACGGATGATGCCCACCGCGACGGATAACTGTTTTTGCGTCATGACACTTCCTATCAGGTTCTTATCAAGTAAAAGGCGGTCAATGACCGCCTTTCCTTTGCACTTATCACATTGTATTCGCTGATTTCAGCGGTCGATTATTTCTGTAAGCGGCCGTGGCACTGCTTATATTTCTTGCCTGAACCACATGGGCAAGGATCGTTACGTCCGATTTTACGATCCGCCTGCGCTGGTGAACCCGTGTTCAGGCTGTCTTCTTCCTGATGGCTCAGTTGCTGCTGCCGTGCCAAACGTTCGGCTTCTTCACGGCGCTGCTGCTCCAGCGCTTCGATCTCTTCCGGCATTCTCACCTGAACTTTGCTCAGCGTGCTGATCACTTCATATTTCAGTGATTCCAGCATCGCGGCAAACATAGAGAACGACTCACGCTTATATTCTTGTTTCGGATCTTTCTGTGCATAGCCACGCAGATGGATGCCCTGACGCAGGTAGTCCATTGCTGCCAGGTGCTCTTTCCACAGCGAATCCAACGTCTGCAACATCACGCCTTTTTCAAAGTTACGCATGACTTCGCTGCCGACCACGTCTTCTTTGCGATGATAAACCTCAAGCGCCTGCTGGAAAATACGTTCACGCAGCGTTTCTTCATGCAGCTCTGGTTCTTTATCCAGCCACGCTTTGACTGGCATATCCAGATCGAAATCGTTCTTCAAGCGCTGTTCCAGGCCTTCCACATCCCACATTTCTTCCAGAGACTGTGGCGGAATGTAGCTGTCGATCGTCGCTTTGAAAACATCTTCACGAATGCTAGTGATGGTTTCGCTGATATCAGACACGTCCAGCAGCTCGTTACGCTGCGTATAGATCGCACGACGCTGGTCGTTCGCCACATCATCGTATTCCAGCAGTTGCTTACGAATATCAAAGTTACGGCTTTCCACTTTACGCTGGGCGTTAGCAATCGCCTTCGTGACCCACGGGTGCTCAATGGCTTCACCTGGCTTCATGCCCAGCTTACGCATCATGTTGGAAACACGATCGGAGGCAAAAATACGCATCAGCGCATCTTCCATCGACAGATAGAAACGTGATGAACCCGCATCCCCCTGACGACCGGAACGACCACGCAGCTGGTTATCGATACGACGAGACTCATGGCGCTCCGTACCGATGATGTGCAAACCACCCGCAGCTAATACAGCATCGTGACGTATTTTCCAGGCCGCTTTGATTTCTGCAACTTGCTCGTCACTCGGGTTCTCCAGAAGTGCCACTTCCGACTGCCAGCTTCCCCCCAAGACGATATCCGTACCACGACCGGCCATGTTGGTCGCGATGGTCACCGCGCCAGCCTGACCCGCCTGAGCAACAATATCAGCTTCCATAGCGTGGAATTTCGCATTCAACACATTATGTTTGATGCCCGCTTTCTCCAGCGCATGAGAAACCACTTCTGATTTTTCGATGGAGATCGTACCGACCAGAATCGGCTGACCTTTTGCTGAACGCTCTTTGATATCTTCAATGATGGCATCGATTTTTTCCTGCTCGGTCATGTAGACCAGATCAGGCAAGTCTTTACGAATCATCGGACGGTTGGTCGGCACCACAATCGTATCCAGCTTGTAAATAGAGCTGAACTCGAACGCTTCGGTATCTGCCGTACCGGTCATACCCGCCAGTTTTTCATACAGGCGGAAGTAGTTCTGGAAGGTAATGGAAGCCAGCGTCTGGTTTTCATTCTGAATCGTTACCTTCTCTTTTGCTTCCACCGCCTGATGCAGGCCGTCGGACCAGCGACGACCCTGCATGGTACGGCCCGTGTGTTCGTCAACGATGATCACTTCACCGTCTTTCACAATGTAATCGACATCGCGAGTAAACAACACGTGCGCACGCAGCGCGGCGGTCACATGGTGCATCAGCATAATGTTGGTCGGGGAGTACAGTGATTCTCCCTCTTCCATAATGCCTTCTTTCACCAGCAGTTCTTCGACCAGAACCAGACCACGCTCGGTGAGGTTAACCTGACGCGCTTTTTCATCAACAGAGAAGTGACCTTCACCGTGGAAGGTATCCGAATCTTCTTTCTCCTGACGGATCAGGTGAGGGATGATTTTATTGACGCTGATATAAAGCTCAGAGCTGTCTTCAGCCGGGCCAGAAATGATCAGCGGCGTACGTGCTTCATCGATCAGGATGGAGTCAACCTCATCCACCAGCGCGTAGTACAATTTACGCTGTACACGTTCTTCTGGGCTGAACGCCATGTTGTCGCGCAGGTAGTCAAAACCGTATTCGTTATTGGTACCGTAGGTAATGTCTGCAGCATACGCTTCACGCTTCGCCGGAGCAGGCATTCCCGGCAGGTTGATACCGACGCTCAGGCCAAGGAACTCAAACAACGGACGGTTATTTTCGGCATCACGCTGTGCCAGATAATCGTTCACAGTAACCACGTGTACGCCACGACCCGTCAGCGCATTCAGGTACGCAGGCAACGTTGCCGTCAGCGTTTTACCTTCACCGGTACGCATCTCCGCGATGCAGCGTTCGTTCAGTACCATACCGCCGAGAAGCTGCACGTCGAAGTGGCGCATACCAAAGACACGCTTACTGGATTCACGCACCACGGCGAAGGCTTCTGGCAGCAGGCTCTCCAGCGTCGCGCCTTTTTCCAGACGAACACGGAACTCCAGCGTTTTCGCTTGCAGTTCCTCATCTGAAAGTTTTTCCATTTCTGGCTCTAAACGACTGATGACATCAACATTTTTACGCATACGACGCAGCGTACGATCGTTACGGCTACCAAAAATTTTGGTTAGGATATTCATGACCATAATAGTTTTAATCTCACAAATGCCACGTATCCAGTGGCAACACAACATCGAAAAACTGAGGAACTCAGCAAAAAACGAGAGAAATTTCTTCAGCTAATTATCCACTACACTTTCAGCTGAGAAGAGAAGGTCCTGCACGGATGCCGCGGATTTGGGCAAGCCAGATACCGATTTGATGGTGTGCCTGAGGATAAAAAGTGACGCGCCCAGCATGGGGGGAGATCACAAAGGGATACTGGGAATCCTGCGTCAGCAACGCATTTAGCGTATCCAGCAAAACCAGAGAATGAGGTTGAAGATCGTCAACCTGCTGGGCGGTGGCCGTCTGTGGCGTCGTCAACGCAAAAGAAAGGTGGCGAATTACCGTACGAATCGCATGCTGATGCCAGTAGTCAACGCTGTAGGACGAGCGCCGATGCGCTTCCTTCAGGGCGACCAGATCGGTAAGGTTCAGCGATACGTTATTCTGGCGACTAACACTGGAGCTTGAATTCGGGAGTGAGGCGATATCCTGTGAGTCGTTCAGGCTTGTCGGCAGGCCAAGACTCGCCGCGACCATCCCTAATAAGAGATGCGGCCAGAAATAACGTCTGCCAAATTGTCGCCAACGATTTAGAATACCAATCACGAGTAACATCCACCGGAGCCAGGCCTATGCGTGATAGCCGCCCACAATCACTGGAATTTCTGTTTGATAGCGCATCCATGTCGGGTAAAGGCCCGCTACAAGATGTGCAACAGCGCGCTATCGCCTTATTAAAACTCAACCGTGCCGTACGCGGGTTACTGCCTGCACCGTTGCACCCATGGTGCCGCGTCGCTAATTACCGGCAAGGTTTACTGATACTGGAAACCGCCAACGCCAGTTGGCTGATGCGGTTACGTTACGAACAACCTGCGCTGCTCTCTGCATTACGCGCACAAATACTACCATCATTGGCTTCAATCGACATCAGGATTAATCCAACGCTTGCCGCAAAAGGGCATGAAATCGTGAAAAATAGTGACATTTCAGCGACGGAAAATGCCGATGACAAACCGTTGCGTCAGTTGAGCGAACAAAGTGCGGAAACATTGAGGACGTTAGCAGGAAACAGCCCGGAAAAACTCGGAAAGATATTAGAACGACTGGCTTCACTGGCCGGAGAGAGTACCAGTAAAACCAGTCGTAATAAGAAGTAACGGCGTTAAGCGTTACGCCAGCACGATAGACGGTGCTTTAAACGCCAGCGGCATTTCAGCTTCGTCTTCAAAGGTCACGTATTCCCACGCTTCCTGATTGACCAACACAGCCTGCAACAGTTTGTTGTTCAGAGCATGGCCGGATTTAAACGCAGAGAATGCTCCGATGATGTTGTGACCACACATAAACAGGTCACCGATAGCATCCAGCATTTTATGACGGACAAACTCATCTTCAAAACGCAGACCGTCTTCGTTCAGTACGCGGTAATCGTCAACGACGATGGCACAATCCATACTGCCGCCCAGGCACAACCCACGAGACTGCAAGTATTCGATATCGCGCATGAAGCCGAAGGTACGCGCACGGCTGATCTGGCGAACAAACGCATCAGCGGAGAAATCTAAACGATAGCGCTGGTTGCCCGCATCAATCGCCGGGTGGTTGAAGTCGATAGTGAAATCCAGGCTGAAGCCGTTAAACGGTTTCATCTCGGCCCACTTGTCGCCATCTTCAACGCGAACGGGCTGTTTGATACGTACGAATTTCTTGGCACAATTCAGCTCTTCGATACCGGCATCTAACAGCAGGTAAACGAACGGGCTGGCGCTGCCATCCATAATTGGAATTTCTGGCGCGTCAACATCAATGACAATATTGTCAATGCCCAACCCTGCAAGCGCAGCGTTAAGATGCTCCACCGTAGAAATACGGACGTCATGCTCATTAACCAGGCAAGTACAGAGCATGGTATCACGCACGGATTTTGCATCAGCCGGAAAATCAACCGGGGGATTCAAGTCTGTGCGGCGATAGATGACCCCGGTATTTGCCGGTGCAGGACGCATGGTCAACGTGACCTTCTTGCCGGTATGTAACCCGACACCAGTCGCCTGAACAATACGTTTTAATGTACGTTGTTTGATCATCATTTTATCTCGCATGTTACTGAACCTACCGACCTAGTATACACCAGGCTCGGTGGCACAGTTTAGCACAAAGAGCGGAGATTCCAACGTTATCTGGCAGCAAATTAGTCTGCCTGCTTACGCAGAAACGCCGGGATATCCAGATAGTCTGGCTCTTTATTTGTCTGCGGATTCTGGTCGTTAACCACTTTGGCAGCCGGTTTTTCTTGCGCCAGTGGCGTCATACCGTGCTGCTGATAGCGA
Protein-coding sequences here:
- the ppdD gene encoding prepilin peptidase-dependent pilin translates to MTTQQGFTLIELMIVIAIIAILSAIGVPAYQGYLQKAALTDMLQTMVSYKTPVDLCGLENASFTACNAGNQGIPGSKSSRYVSAVSVAQGVITLTGQSTLQGLRVILTPTWDTETGASRWTKNCATDGGEESLQSACQDVFRFDNTAG
- the mutT gene encoding 8-oxo-dGTP diphosphatase MutT codes for the protein MTQKQLSVAVGIIRNAEQQYFIARRPDGVHMAGMWEFPGGKIEEGETPEQALIRELREETGIDATTPQPLNDKTFSTPERIITLHFFLVETWQGEPYGREGQESRWVSVEELREEEFPPANAEMIRWLKSL
- the yacG gene encoding DNA gyrase inhibitor YacG, whose amino-acid sequence is MTTEITTVKCPTCKQTVIWDETSLYRPFCSKRCQLIDLGEWADEEKRIPSDDMVSDSEDWSETR
- the secA gene encoding preprotein translocase subunit SecA; this encodes MVMNILTKIFGSRNDRTLRRMRKNVDVISRLEPEMEKLSDEELQAKTLEFRVRLEKGATLESLLPEAFAVVRESSKRVFGMRHFDVQLLGGMVLNERCIAEMRTGEGKTLTATLPAYLNALTGRGVHVVTVNDYLAQRDAENNRPLFEFLGLSVGINLPGMPAPAKREAYAADITYGTNNEYGFDYLRDNMAFSPEERVQRKLYYALVDEVDSILIDEARTPLIISGPAEDSSELYISVNKIIPHLIRQEKEDSDTFHGEGHFSVDEKARQVNLTERGLVLVEELLVKEGIMEEGESLYSPTNIMLMHHVTAALRAHVLFTRDVDYIVKDGEVIIVDEHTGRTMQGRRWSDGLHQAVEAKEKVTIQNENQTLASITFQNYFRLYEKLAGMTGTADTEAFEFSSIYKLDTIVVPTNRPMIRKDLPDLVYMTEQEKIDAIIEDIKERSAKGQPILVGTISIEKSEVVSHALEKAGIKHNVLNAKFHAMEADIVAQAGQAGAVTIATNMAGRGTDIVLGGSWQSEVALLENPSDEQVAEIKAAWKIRHDAVLAAGGLHIIGTERHESRRIDNQLRGRSGRQGDAGSSRFYLSMEDALMRIFASDRVSNMMRKLGMKPGEAIEHPWVTKAIANAQRKVESRNFDIRKQLLEYDDVANDQRRAIYTQRNELLDVSDISETITSIREDVFKATIDSYIPPQSLEEMWDVEGLEQRLKNDFDLDMPVKAWLDKEPELHEETLRERIFQQALEVYHRKEDVVGSEVMRNFEKGVMLQTLDSLWKEHLAAMDYLRQGIHLRGYAQKDPKQEYKRESFSMFAAMLESLKYEVISTLSKVQVRMPEEIEALEQQRREEAERLARQQQLSHQEEDSLNTGSPAQADRKIGRNDPCPCGSGKKYKQCHGRLQK
- the coaE gene encoding dephospho-CoA kinase (Dephospho-CoA kinase (CoaE) performs the final step in coenzyme A biosynthesis.); amino-acid sequence: MTYIVALTGGIGSGKSTVADEFAKLGATIVDADIIARQVVEPGKPALDAIRLRFGDAILNIDGSLNRTALRQRIFSSPEEKQWLNNLLHPLIHQETQAQFQAASAPYILWVVPLLVENGLQQRAQRILVVDVDRDTQLERTLARDGISRQQAENILAAQATREQRLAYADDIIDNSRCPSELASQVAGLHRHYLELAASVADRMTKNE
- a CDS encoding GMP reductase, which produces MRIEEDLKLGFKDVLIRPKRSTLKSRSDVELERQFTFLHAGGNWSGVPIIAANMDTVGTFSMAEALASFDVLTAVHKHYSVEQWSQFVQRVPASVLRHVMVSTGTSDADFIKLKQILALSSELKFICIDVANGYSEHFVTFLQKAREACPDKVICAGNVVTGEMVEELILSGADIVKVGIGPGSVCTTRVKTGVGYPQLSAVIECADAAHGLGGQIVSDGGCAMPGDVAKAFGGGADFVMLGGMLAGHDECEGTIVEENGEKMMLFYGMSSASAMERHVGGVAEYRAAEGKTVKLPLRGPVDNTVRDILGGLRSACTYVGASRLKELTKRTTFIRVAEQENRIFNG
- the zapD gene encoding cell division protein ZapD, with protein sequence MSDASSTILFEYPLNEKTRTWLRIESLLQQLHQNHSLTDMGSALTFFRAIAELLDVLERGDVRTELLKELERQQQKLLQWSDVPGVDMERIHTLRRQLKDLASTLMAAPRMGQFLREDRLIGMVRQRLGIPGGCCSFDLPTLHSWLHQPQELREKLVSGWLGSLSPLKHALDMILELIRHSGTFRPQISLNGFFQDNASDADLLRLRLEQAHQLYPQISGHKTRYAIRFLPLDSENGHIPPRLTFELACC
- the hofC gene encoding protein transport protein HofC; translated protein: MRLARLYHWQAITSEGEFIDGELISTQRQHAYASLIAQGYQPLIVKAGHYLSLRYWKREQLGELIKQLAALLQAGLPLLEALKLVSEQHERPGWRCVLRDVRTRVAQGNAFSEALQEYPHIFPVLYRSLIAVGELTGKLDACCLQLAQQQEKQSRLQQKVIKALRYPCFVLAIAVLVSMMMLTLVLPEFATLYSSFDTPLPWFTRQLLSLAEVITDYGLIGLLSLSGLIAGYVRLRQKRPLWKTREQEWLLKLPIVSSLLRGKSLNQIFNILSMTQQAGLTLPEGLDAAATIRHPLYQDAIQQMQAQLHQGTSLYHATQHHATLFPAPCPQLIRVGEETGSLDAIFTQLAEWHERRVQQQADMLTQTLEPLLMMVVGGMVGALVVGMYLPIFQLGNVLAGA
- the gspE gene encoding type II secretion system protein GspE, whose translation is MTDSSFSSEHTLSELQALCRRYQALLLSLDDQTLSVAVTTSPSEEMIAALRFASNRRIMVEQWPQARMEQQLNPVNAVAEPAETYHAGTYNSTYHNSTGQQDHDDDSPVAQFIHQTLRLAVQRRASDIHFEPLLDSYRVRLRIDGVLQAISSPPSELTNRITARLKIMGKLNIAERRLPQDGQFSLMLDQQAYSLRIATLPVQQGEKVVLRILQTHQQELVLDKLGLTAKALQQVINVLSASQGMLLVTGPTGSGKTVTLYSAIRWLNECSRNICSVEDPVEIPLPGINQTAINPKAELGFGRVLRALLRQDPDVIMIGEIRDAETAEIAVKAAQTGHLVMSTLHTNSAVETLTRLNHLGIPDYLLAAALKLIIAQRLVRRLCPHCKTPGEPLLSLPNDVWQGPLHHWQARGCSHCFSGYYGRVALYELLPITPDFQAALAGNASAGELSALSRHSGFPTLLAAGLELVNDGLTSLAEVYRVVGDEHVINQETQ